A window of Infirmifilum lucidum contains these coding sequences:
- a CDS encoding metallophosphoesterase: MGVFSPPSLGELRGLLEEAESAFERERSLVKLGARRAVFVGDIHGDYLSVEYVLKRFLGEYSLVFLGDYVDRGPEQLRCIVTLLRLKAEEPGRVVMLRGNHETARVNSSYGFFAELVKWYGGRAQEAFTDFNRVFSKMPYACLIGRVLAVHGGIARELRTLRDIEAIPKGDLEAEEGLAAELLWNDPSEDVEGFAPNAVRGGGYVFGRKPLEEFMRRNRISLVVRSHYPYPEGFRYMFPTGGQEKPGGRLASLIRRAFRAGPRYPGLLLSIFTCRYYRQVKTPSVAVFEKGRISQHVVG, encoded by the coding sequence ATGGGCGTTTTCTCTCCTCCTAGCTTGGGTGAGCTGAGGGGGCTACTCGAGGAGGCGGAGTCTGCCTTCGAGAGGGAGAGGAGCCTCGTAAAGTTGGGGGCTAGGAGGGCTGTCTTTGTCGGCGATATTCACGGCGACTACCTTTCGGTGGAGTACGTCCTCAAGAGGTTCCTGGGCGAGTACTCGCTCGTGTTCCTCGGGGACTACGTGGACAGGGGGCCTGAGCAGCTCAGGTGTATCGTCACGCTCCTCAGGTTGAAGGCCGAGGAGCCGGGTAGGGTCGTCATGCTTAGGGGGAACCACGAGACAGCGAGGGTTAACTCTTCGTATGGCTTTTTCGCGGAGCTCGTAAAGTGGTATGGGGGGAGGGCGCAGGAGGCCTTCACGGACTTCAACAGAGTTTTCTCGAAGATGCCCTACGCGTGCCTCATCGGCAGAGTTCTGGCCGTGCACGGGGGGATTGCGAGAGAGTTGAGAACGCTCAGGGACATCGAGGCAATCCCCAAGGGGGACTTGGAGGCCGAGGAGGGGTTAGCGGCTGAGCTACTGTGGAACGACCCGAGCGAGGACGTAGAGGGTTTTGCGCCGAACGCCGTGAGGGGCGGGGGCTACGTGTTCGGGAGGAAGCCCCTCGAAGAGTTCATGAGGAGGAACAGGATCAGCCTGGTTGTGAGGTCTCACTACCCCTACCCCGAGGGCTTCAGGTACATGTTCCCGACAGGCGGCCAGGAAAAGCCCGGCGGCAGGCTAGCCTCGCTGATCCGCAGGGCCTTCAGGGCAGGGCCTAGGTACCCGGGTCTACTCTTATCGATTTTCACGTGCAGGTACTACAGGCAGGTTAAAACACCCTCTGTCGCCGTGTTCGAGAAGGGTAGAATCAGCCAGCACGTAGTAGGCTGA